The segment GGTTGACTAGCATGATAGTATCCTAATTACAACTAATGTTGGGTGCCGCACAATCTTGCGGCCAGGCATGCGCAAGGCTATCCCGGGCGCTCCATCTCTCTCTTGTGTTCATACCCGTCATGCGCGTACCTGATTTGTCTACCTTGCGGCGCGTCGCCGTGCCCCTCGCGTTTGGCGGCAACAGCGAGCAGCAGCATACCTATTTTGCCGAATTGCACCGGGTCGGCATGGTCACGCAAGTGCTGGGCATCATCGCCTTCAGCCTGACGTGGCTGCTGATGCCGCCCGCCTACCACCCGAACCTCACGCATGCCGTGCTGGCGCTGCTGGGCATGCTGATCAGCCTGGTGGTGCGCTACCGCTGCACCACATTGCCCGTGCTGACCGTCACGGGCGCCTGCGCCGTGCTGGCCCTGACTTTTGGCTTGCGTACCATGGCCGATGCCGTGCAGCACGCCAGTTTCTGGGTCTTGCCCGTGGGCGTCTTCATGACTCTGGCCATCGCCTCCATCTTCAACGGCGGCCTCAGCTACCTGGCCGTGGTGGCCGGCGTGTGGTGGAACGTGGGCCACGGCCTGTATCCCGTCAACGCGGGCTTGCCCGACCAGTCGTGGCCGCCGCTGATGATCGCCGTCAGCGTGCTGTTCGGGCTGGCGCTGAACGTCAGCTTCAGTTTATTACGCTTGCGTAACTATCACTCGAAGGTGGAATTGACGCGGCTGGCCTTCCAGGACAGCCTGACGGGCCTGAACAACCGCCGCATGTTCACGCAGCGCGCCCAGCAACTGCATGGCGCACCGCATGGCGGCGTGCTGCATTTCCTGATGATCGACATCGACAATTTCAAGATCATCAACGACCAGCAGGGCCACGATGCGGGCGACGCGGTGCTCGTGCGCACGGCCGCCGTCATCGCGGACAAGGCGCAGGGCCATCTGTGCGGCCGCCTGGGCGGCGAGGAATTCGGCATCGTCTACGCAGGCGGCCGCGACGACGCGCGCGCCTTTGCCGGCGCCCTGGTCGAAGCCGTCAGCCAGGCCTTCCATGCCGCCCAGTTCGTGTCGATCAGCGTGGGCGTGGCCGAGCTGGACCGGGGCAAGGACCTGGGCCACAGCTACCGGCTGGCCGACGAGGCCTTGTACCTGGCCAAGCGCCAGGGCAAGAACCGCTATGTGATCGCCTGAGCTGTTGTTGCAGTGCCAAAACTGCCGCTGTGCGGGGAAAAACGGTGGCAAAAGGGGGGTAAAACCCCAAGTTCCGGTCATAAGTCAGGGGTAAAACGGGTATAATGCGCGCAAAGGAAATTTGCCGTACGAAAGATATTGTCATACCTACCTTTAACCCGCAGCCACGCTGCATCAACCACCTTCCAATCATGTTGATACTGCCGGGTTCCAATGCCCTGTCCCATTTCCGTAGCCACCGTCTGTTAAGCCAACTGCAAGCCGTCTCGCCTGCGATTGTTGCCGTGCAAGCACGCTATGTCCATTTCATCGATGCCAGCGCGCCTCTCACCAACGACGACAGCACGCGCCTTGGCGCCTTGCTGACGTACGGCGAGCCGGCCCAGGCTGACAATACGGAAGGCGCTGCCGAAGAATTCTTCGTCATCCCCCGTTTCGGCACGATCTCGCCGTGGGCTTCGAAAGCCACCGACATCGCGCACAACTGCGGCATGGCGCACATCAAGCGCGTCGAACGCGGCATCGCTTTCCGCATCAACCTGAAATCGGGCATCCTGGGCAGCGCCATTGGCGCCGGCAAACTGACGGACGAACAGGTGCAAGCCGTGGCCGACCTGCTGCACGACCGCATGACGGAATCCGTGCTGCGCAGCGCCGACGACGCCAAGGACCTGTTCCGCACCCTGGAAGCGCGCCCGCTGGAATCGATCGATTTGCTGGGGCAGGGCAAGGCCGCGCTGGAAACGGCGAACACGGAACTGGGCCTGGCGATGTCGGAAGACGAAATCGACTACCTGGACGCCGCCTTCACCAAGGCTGGCCGCAACCCGACGGACGTGGAACTGATGATGTTCGCGCAGGCGAACAGCGAGCATTGCCGCCACAAGATCTTCAACGCCGACTGGACCATCGACGGCGTAGCACAGCCGAAGTCGCTGTTCGGCATGATCAAGAACACGCATGAACTGCAGCCGAAGGGCACCGTCGTCGCCTACAGCGACAATTCCTCGATCATGGAAGGCGCGACCGTGTCGCGCTTCTACCCGCGCGGTGCGAACCACGAATACGCGGCGTCGACGGAACTGACGCACACCCTGATGAAGGTGGAAACGCATAACCACCCGACGGCGATTTCTCCATTCCCCGGTGCCTCCACGGGTGCTGGCGGCGAGATCCGCGACGAAGGCGCGACGGGCCGCGGCGCCAAGCCAAAGGCTGGCCTGACCGGTTTCACCGTGTCGAACCTGTCCCTGCCGGATGCCGTGCGCAGCTGGGAAACGGCCGCTTCCGTGACGGCGCCGCTGGCGGGCCGCACGGATGCGGACCAATACGGCAATCAATATGGCAAACCCGAACGCATCGCCTCGCCGCTGCAAATCATGATCGAAGGCCCGTTGGGCGGCGCCGCGTTCTCGAACGAATTCGGCCGTCCGGTCCTGGGCGGCTACTTCCGCACGTATGAACAGAACGTCGGCGCGAAAGAAGCTGGCGCACCGGACGCCGTCTTCGGCTACCACAAGCCGATCATGATTGCGGGCGGCATCGGCAATATCTCGGCGCAGCACACGCACAAGAACGACATCCCCGTCGGCAGCCTGCTGGTGCAGCTCGGTGGCCCGGGCATGCGCATCGGCATGGGCGGCAGCGCCGCCTCGTCGATGACCACCGGCAGCAACACGGCCGACCTGGACTTCGATTCCGTCCAGCGCGGCAATCCTGAAATGGAACGCCGCGCTCAGGAAGTCATCAACGCCTGCTGGCAAATGGGCGCGGACAACCCGATCATCTCGATCCACGACGTGGGTGCGGGCGGCTTGTCGAACGCGTTCCCGGAAATCACCAACGACGCCAAGCGCGGCGCGATTTTCGACTTGCGCAAAGTGCCGCTGGAAGAGTCGGGCATGGCGCCGAAGGAAATCTGGAGCAATGAATCGCAGGAACGCTACGTTCTCGCCATCGCGCCGGAAAGCCTGCCACTGTTCAAAGCCATGTGTGAACGCGAACGCTGTCTGTTCGCCGCCGTGGGCGTGGCCACCGAAGAGCGTCAACTGAAACTGATCGACCCGGAACTCGGTAACGAGCCGGTCGACATGCCGATGGACGTCTTGCTGGGCAAGCCGCCGAAGATGCAACGCGACGTGGTCCACGTGGCCAACGATTTCCCTGCCATTGATCTCACCGGCATGGACTTGAAGGACGTGGCGCAAAAAGTGCTGCTGCTGCCCACCGTGGCCGACAAATCGTTCCTGATCACCATCGGCGACCGCAGCGTGGGCGGCATGACCGTGCGCGACCAGATGGTGGGACCATGGCAAGTGCCGGTGGCCGATTGCGCCGTCACCACCATGAGCTTCGAAGGCTACCTGGGCGAAGCGATGGCCATGGGCGAACGCACGCCGCTGGCCGTCATCGACGCCGCCGCCTCGGGCCGCATGGCCGTGGGCGAAGCCGTCACCAACATCGCCGCCGCAGCCATCGGCGATATCTCCGACATCAAATTGTCCGCCAACTGGATGGCCGCCTGCGGCCAGCCTGGACAGGATGCGGCCCTGTACGACACGGTGAAAGCCGTGGGCATGGAGCTGTGCCCGGCGCTGGGCATCAGCATCCCGGTCGGCAAGGATTCGCTGTCGATGCGCACGACGTGGAAAGACGAGAGCACGGGCGCGGCGAAATCCGTCACGTCGCCGGTGTCGCTGATCGTCTCCTCGTTCGCGCCAGTTCTGGATGTGCGCAAGTCGCTCACGCCGCAACTGAAAACGGACAAGGGCGACACGTCGCTGATCCTGATCGACCTGGGCCGCGGCAAAAACCGCCTCGGTGCATCCGCCCTGGCGCAAGTCATGGGCCAGCTGGGCAATGCCACGCCGGACGTGGACAGCGCGGAAGACCTGAAAGGCTTCTTCGCCGCCATCCAGAAATTGAACAGCGACGACAAGCTGCTGGCCTACCATGACCGTTCGGACGGCGGCCTGTACGCCACCTTGACGGAAATGGCCTTCGCCGGCCACACGGGCATGTCCGTCAACCTCGACATGCTGACCATGGAAGGCGAGCATTCGAGCGACTGGGGCGACGCCAAGAACTGGGCCGGCCAGGTAGCGGAACGCCGCAACGAACTGACCTTGCGCGCCTTGTTCAGCGAAGAGCTGGGCGCCGTCATCCAGGTGCGCGCGGAAGAAAAGTCGCTCGTCATGGACGTGCTGCGCACATTTAACCTGGGCGCCTGCAGCCATATCATCGGCAAATTGAACGACCGCGACGTGATCGAATTCACGCGCGACGCCAAGCTGATTTACACCCAGCCGCGCGCCGAACTGCACCGCCTGTGGAGTGAAACGAGCTGGCGTATCGCCCGCCTGCGCGACAATCCGGCCTGCGCGGACGCTGAATACGACCGCCTGCTGGACGTGCAAGATCCGGGCATGTCGCCGATCGTCACCTTCGACCAGAACGAGAACATCGCCGCGCCATTCATCGCCACCGGCGTGCGACCGCGTGTCGCCATCCTGCGCGAGCAGGGCGTCAACTCGCATATCGAGACGGCGTATGTCATGCACCAGGCAGGTTTTACCGCTGTCGACGTGCACATGAGCGACCTGATTGCCGGCCGCGTGAAACTGGACGACTTCCAGGGCGTCATCGCCGTGGGCGGCTTCTCGTACGGCGACGTGCTGGGCGCGGGCGAAGGCTGGGCGAAAACGATTTTGTTCAACGCCAGCCTGGCGGAACAGTTCGCGCGCTTCTTCAACCGCACGGACAGCTTCGGCCTCGGCATCTGCAACGGCTGCCAGATGATGAGCAATTTGAAATCCATCATCCCCGGCGCCCACGCCTGGCCCAAGTTCACGCGCAACAAGTCGGAGAAATTCGAAGGTCGCTTTGCCATGGTCGAAGTGATGGATTCCCCATCGATCTTCTTCAACGGCATGGCCGGCACGCAAGCCGGCATCGCCATCGCCCACGGCGAAGGCTACGCCGACTTCTCGCAAACGGGCGACATCACCCAGGTCACCAAAGCCATGCGCTTCGTCGACAACAAGGGCGCCGCCACCGAAGCGTACCCGTACAACCCGAACGGCTCGCCGGAAGGTATCACCTCCGTCACTACGCCAGACGGTCGCTTCACGGTGCTGATGCCGCATGCGGAGCGCGTGTTCCGCAGCGTGCAACAGTCTTACCACCCTGAAGCGTGGGGCGAGGATTCGCCGTGGATGCGCATGTTCAGGAATGCACGGAAGTTTGTGGGGTAATTTAGTTTGTTTTCAGCGCGGCACCTTGGGTCAAGGCGCTGTTGCTGGGCTGGAAATGAGAAAGCCGCTGTCGGGAGATAGCGGCTTTTTTCTTTTTGCTATTGTCAAGCAGGGATGCCTTTCGGGACTATTTCTGGTGCGAGTGCATTCAACTCATCTTTGTAGGCCATAATTGGTGAGTAAAGTTTATGGAACGATCTTCCTATGGCGCCTGAGAATAGCTCCATATATGGGTTTGATTCCCCGCCCTCTATTATGTGTGCAATTGAAATTCCTGGGTAAGGGTCAATGTAAAATATTTTTCTGATTCCTAGTTGATAGGCTTTTTTTGCGCATAATTCACAAGGGCTTGCTGTCGTGAATAGAAAGCCGCCATAAATTCCCTGGCCACCATATTTTGATATTTGCAAAAAAGCATTTTCTTCCGCGTGTAGCGATCGTGTATGAACTTGATTATTGGTTTTGTATATCGAATTAAATTCTGACTTGAAGCAGTACGATACATTTCTTCCGGTCGATGCGATTTTTATGTATCTTTTGTTTCTTTCTTTGAAATTATTTATATATATTTCATCATTTTTCTCATAATTACTGAAGGCAATTTTATCCAATCCGCTTAAGAGATCATCTCTATTTCTAAGATTGCATGGAACATGTCCGTGTGGCGTGTCATTCCAACCTATTGCTTTCACGGAAAAATTATTGTCTGTAATTAATGCGCCAACTTGACGAGATATGCAGCCGGAATTTAATTTTGCAGTGTAGGCAATTTGCATACAACGCTCTAGTGCTGTTGGCGTGATAATTCCCGGACGTTTCATTAACGAGATTAGACGTGTAATTTGATTTGTGAGATTGGTTAGTTTTCCAACTCTGCTATCTCCATTCGGGTTGCTTAAATAAATATCCGCACGTTGAAGGCATCCTTGAATATCTTGCATAGAATATGTGGATTCAACCTCAATATCGCGATTGGCATACTCTGTTGAATCTATGGATTCTATTTCTTTTGCAGAGAAGTTTTGCAAGGCGAGTCTTATGAGCCTCTGCTCATCGGGGCAAGAAACTGCAACTAAGTGGAAATTTGTTATTCTGTCTTGTAGAAAAACTGCTTCTAGAGGGTTGCGTAATGCATCAACAGCAATCAGGGATTTTCGCCCTAAAGTCTGATTACATATCATTAGTTCACTTATGACGTCGTGAACATATTTTACTAGAGAGAAGAATGCCCCCTCTTTTACCTTGCTGTCAAAAGGAGAGCCAGAAAAGCGAATATTTGATCCAAATACTTGATATAGTGGAACAATAACAGTTTCACCTAGCCTTGTCTTTAGTTCGTCACTTTTTTTGGGGAGATATTCCGTATAAAATTCGATAATTTGTTTTGGGTCTTTTCTTTCATATATGTCTTTGCAGTGAAATTCTAACTCCAATAGTGTTTCTCTTGCTATTGAATGTG is part of the Janthinobacterium sp. 67 genome and harbors:
- a CDS encoding GGDEF domain-containing protein translates to MRVPDLSTLRRVAVPLAFGGNSEQQHTYFAELHRVGMVTQVLGIIAFSLTWLLMPPAYHPNLTHAVLALLGMLISLVVRYRCTTLPVLTVTGACAVLALTFGLRTMADAVQHASFWVLPVGVFMTLAIASIFNGGLSYLAVVAGVWWNVGHGLYPVNAGLPDQSWPPLMIAVSVLFGLALNVSFSLLRLRNYHSKVELTRLAFQDSLTGLNNRRMFTQRAQQLHGAPHGGVLHFLMIDIDNFKIINDQQGHDAGDAVLVRTAAVIADKAQGHLCGRLGGEEFGIVYAGGRDDARAFAGALVEAVSQAFHAAQFVSISVGVAELDRGKDLGHSYRLADEALYLAKRQGKNRYVIA
- the purL gene encoding phosphoribosylformylglycinamidine synthase, whose translation is MLILPGSNALSHFRSHRLLSQLQAVSPAIVAVQARYVHFIDASAPLTNDDSTRLGALLTYGEPAQADNTEGAAEEFFVIPRFGTISPWASKATDIAHNCGMAHIKRVERGIAFRINLKSGILGSAIGAGKLTDEQVQAVADLLHDRMTESVLRSADDAKDLFRTLEARPLESIDLLGQGKAALETANTELGLAMSEDEIDYLDAAFTKAGRNPTDVELMMFAQANSEHCRHKIFNADWTIDGVAQPKSLFGMIKNTHELQPKGTVVAYSDNSSIMEGATVSRFYPRGANHEYAASTELTHTLMKVETHNHPTAISPFPGASTGAGGEIRDEGATGRGAKPKAGLTGFTVSNLSLPDAVRSWETAASVTAPLAGRTDADQYGNQYGKPERIASPLQIMIEGPLGGAAFSNEFGRPVLGGYFRTYEQNVGAKEAGAPDAVFGYHKPIMIAGGIGNISAQHTHKNDIPVGSLLVQLGGPGMRIGMGGSAASSMTTGSNTADLDFDSVQRGNPEMERRAQEVINACWQMGADNPIISIHDVGAGGLSNAFPEITNDAKRGAIFDLRKVPLEESGMAPKEIWSNESQERYVLAIAPESLPLFKAMCERERCLFAAVGVATEERQLKLIDPELGNEPVDMPMDVLLGKPPKMQRDVVHVANDFPAIDLTGMDLKDVAQKVLLLPTVADKSFLITIGDRSVGGMTVRDQMVGPWQVPVADCAVTTMSFEGYLGEAMAMGERTPLAVIDAAASGRMAVGEAVTNIAAAAIGDISDIKLSANWMAACGQPGQDAALYDTVKAVGMELCPALGISIPVGKDSLSMRTTWKDESTGAAKSVTSPVSLIVSSFAPVLDVRKSLTPQLKTDKGDTSLILIDLGRGKNRLGASALAQVMGQLGNATPDVDSAEDLKGFFAAIQKLNSDDKLLAYHDRSDGGLYATLTEMAFAGHTGMSVNLDMLTMEGEHSSDWGDAKNWAGQVAERRNELTLRALFSEELGAVIQVRAEEKSLVMDVLRTFNLGACSHIIGKLNDRDVIEFTRDAKLIYTQPRAELHRLWSETSWRIARLRDNPACADAEYDRLLDVQDPGMSPIVTFDQNENIAAPFIATGVRPRVAILREQGVNSHIETAYVMHQAGFTAVDVHMSDLIAGRVKLDDFQGVIAVGGFSYGDVLGAGEGWAKTILFNASLAEQFARFFNRTDSFGLGICNGCQMMSNLKSIIPGAHAWPKFTRNKSEKFEGRFAMVEVMDSPSIFFNGMAGTQAGIAIAHGEGYADFSQTGDITQVTKAMRFVDNKGAATEAYPYNPNGSPEGITSVTTPDGRFTVLMPHAERVFRSVQQSYHPEAWGEDSPWMRMFRNARKFVG